The Stigmatella aurantiaca DW4/3-1 genome contains the following window.
TCTTCAGCATGGGGGCTTCCAGGGGGAGTGCGAGGGGAAGGCGGAAACGAAAAAAGCCCGTCCAGGGAGGACGGGCTTTCGGTCACTGCGGCAGGGCCGGAGGGGTGGGTCTTGTCAGACAGTCACCCTGGCATGCGCGCGGCGAACGGTCCCGTCAGGGCCGAGCCGATGATGCGCATGGGGATGATGCTGGAAGCAAAGACGCACGGGGCCTATCAGTAATGGAGCCCACACCGTCCGTCAACCCCTCCTTTGGCCACCAGGAAACAGGGTGCATCCGGCTGTCGGCTGTGATTGGACGGAGGGCAGCCGAGAAGGCAGCGAAGGTGGTAATTTCCCTTACCTGTTGGCGATCGAAACCCGGAAACCTTTAGAATCCCCTCCCGTGGAAGCCATTCCTCCTGCCCCTCCCCGAATCTTGATCGTGGACGACGATGATTCCGTCCGCGACGTCATCTCTGTCCTCCTCGCGGAGGAGGGCTACAACTGCGTAGTCGCCAACGGCGCTGAGATGGCACTGGACGTCGCGGGCGAGGCAGAGACGCCGCTCGTCATCAGCGACATGAAGATGCCGGGCAAGGACGGACTCTGGCTGCTGGACAACCTGCGAGAGCGGCTCCCGGACACCTCGGTCATCATGCTGACGGGCTACGGGGACACGGAGTCCGCGGTGGACTGTCTGCGCCGGGGCGCGGTGGACTACCTGCTCAAGCCCCCCAAGCTGACGGATCTGATCCGGGCGATCGAACGCGCCCTGGCCAAGCGCCGCATCGAGCTGGCGCGCAAGCGTTACCAGAAGAAGCTCGAGCGCAAGGTCCGGGATCGGACCGCCGAGCTGCGCACGGCCTTCAAGGACATCGCCAACACCTACCAGAACACCCTGCTGGCGCTGGTGGCCGCGCTGGACGCGCGGGAGCACGAGACGTCGGACCACTCGCAGCGGGTGGTCTCCTATACCTCGGCCATCGCCAACATCATGGGCATCCAGGGCAAGGAGCTGGACGAGATCGGCCGCGGCGCGCTGCTGCACGACATCGGCAAGATCGGCGTGCCAGACGCCGTGCTGCTCAAGCCGGGCAAGCTCACGCCGGACGAGTGGATGGAGATGCGCAAGCACCCGGACATCGGCTTCCAGATGATCCAGAACATCCCCTTCCTCTCCACCCCCGCCCAGATCGTCCTGTCCCATCAGGAGCGGTGGGATGGG
Protein-coding sequences here:
- a CDS encoding HD-GYP domain-containing protein, which encodes MEAIPPAPPRILIVDDDDSVRDVISVLLAEEGYNCVVANGAEMALDVAGEAETPLVISDMKMPGKDGLWLLDNLRERLPDTSVIMLTGYGDTESAVDCLRRGAVDYLLKPPKLTDLIRAIERALAKRRIELARKRYQKKLERKVRDRTAELRTAFKDIANTYQNTLLALVAALDAREHETSDHSQRVVSYTSAIANIMGIQGKELDEIGRGALLHDIGKIGVPDAVLLKPGKLTPDEWMEMRKHPDIGFQMIQNIPFLSTPAQIVLSHQERWDGAGYPRNLQKHEIHVGARIFAVADTLDAMTSDRPYRKGTTFANAIQEIKRCANTQFDPEVVRAFLDIGEEGLVRIKLEMAERKLKPLEAEARAQEAEAELERLTEEDDLELTPVPSAPPLSGNKVA